A window of the Labrus mixtus chromosome 8, fLabMix1.1, whole genome shotgun sequence genome harbors these coding sequences:
- the LOC132979038 gene encoding E3 ubiquitin-protein ligase RNF126-like — MAEAPPRPCRFFCHRCSAEICPRLPDYTCPRCESGFIEELTEERSTENGSASTSSSSDQNRPAFENIDHQHLFTFPSGYGPFSFGIFDENFDLRTRLPTEDNREAENRREREMASRQRYSARQPRGRHVPRRQGTRHEGVPTLEGIIQQLVNGIIAPTAMPNIGMGPWGMLHSNPMDYAWGANGLDAIITQLLNQFENTGPPPADRDRIKSLPTISITEEHVGAGLECPVCKEDYSVEESVRQLPCNHLFHNDCIVPWLEQHDTCPVCRKSLSGQNTATDPPGLSGMNFSPSSSSSSSPSSPSNENAASNS; from the exons ATGGCTGAAGCTCCCCCACGGCCCTGCCGCTTCTTTTGTCACCGGTGTTCAGCAGAGATTTGTCCGCGTTTACCG GACTACACTTGTCCACGCTGTGAATCTGGTTTCATTGAGGAACTTACTGAAGAAAGAAG TACGGAAAATGGGTCCGCATCCACATCGTCTTCCAGTGATCAGAACCGCCCAGCCTTTGAG AACATTGATCACCAGCACTTATTTACATTTCCCTCTGGGTATGGTCCCTTCTCGTTTGGGATTTTTGATGAAAACTTCGACCTTCGAACACGGCTACCCACAGAGGAcaacagagaggcagaaaacaggagagaaaggGAAATGGCGTCACGGCAACGATACAGTGCAAGGCAACCCCGGGGTCGGCACGTTCCTCGACGACAGGGTACGCGCCATGAAGGAGTGCCCACATTAGAGGG CATTATCCAGCAGCTAGTAAATGGAATTATAGCACCTACAGCCATGCCAAATATCGGAATGGGCCCTTG GGGAATGCTACATTCCAATCCAATGGACTATGCCTGGGGGGCCAATGGTCTTGATGCTATCATAACACAG ttATTGAACCAATTTGAAAACACGGGTCCCCCTCCTGCTGACAGGGACAGGATAAAGAGTTTACCGACCATCTCCATTACAGAGGAACATGTGG GTGCTGGTTTGGAGTGTCCGGTGTGCAAAGAAGACTACAGCGTTGAGGAGAGTGTTAGACAACTGCCATGCaatcatttatttcacaatGACTGTATAGTACCGTGGCTTGAACAG CATGATACGTGTCCTGTGTGCAGGAAGAGTCTTAGCGGACAGAACACGGCCACAGACCCGCCAGGGTTATCAGGAATGaacttctccccctcctcctcatcctcttcctcccccagCTCACCTAGCAATGAGAACGCTGCCAGCAACTCATAG
- the sugp1 gene encoding SURP and G-patch domain-containing protein 1: MDYSDSGRGGWKSKPEQPQKKKMNLNILRQEKLIAQKKKEIEERMAEQAKMNVKPVNKPLPPSVSPSLQGPNSNKFANDGSFLQQFIRMQKDKSENGSTTDATNPSTSAPSPGGNALQKKSILVGKRPGLGVSSMLSQFKNYSQTKKNPVVSQRPSVFCSPDDDEEEEEADYSRFLEMKVSPPEDSDTKLIIDKMASFVAEGGPELERKAREDYKDNPVFAFLYNKSSLEYLYFKNRVAVLRKDLLGPENTSDHVSPPVDAETLQMAEKLARFVSEGGPEVEAIAAEHNRANPACSFLYDHQSPAYHFYKEKVQEYRASVSQNSSPPAEVSGTHLTIPSPLGIPPPPNPTSLSKTQDTVTPPVKRKRKSRWGSEDDKVELPLPPIVVPPEIVQDINTPALSVNELKSLGYKKGKPLGLVGVTELSEEQKKQIKEQQEMQEMYDIIIKHKRAMAEMQSMWDKAMRDHQHEYDSDEEVDQQAGTWEHRLRQMEMEKTREWAESLTEMGKGKHFIGDFLPPEELEKFMETFKALKEGRDPDYSEYKEFKLTVENLGFRMLMKMGWKEGEGLGSDGKGITAPVNKGTTAVDGAGFGVDRPAVLTKNDDEYDAYRKRMMLAYRFRPNPLNNPRRPYY, encoded by the exons ATGGATTACAGCGATTCAG gtcgAGGAGGATGGAAGTCTAAACCTGAACAGCCccagaaaaagaagatgaaCTTAAATATTCTCCGTCAAGAGAAGCTGATAgcccagaagaagaaagagatcGAGGAAAGAATGGCTGAGCAAGCAAAAATGAATGTAAAACCTGTAAACAAACCTCTGCCTCCAAG TGTTTCTCCCAGTCTTCAAGGACCTAATTCAAACAAGTTTGCAAATGATGGAAGCTTCTTACAGCAGTTCATAAGGATGCAAAAGGATAAATCAGAAAATG GTTCAACAACTGATGCCACTAATCCCTCAACTTCAGCTCCATCACCAGGAGGAAACgcactgcaaaaaaagagcATTCTTGTTGGCAAGAGGCCTGGCCTTGGAGTCAGTAGCATGCTTAGTCAGTTCAAGAACTACTCGCAGACAAAGAAGAATCCTGTCGTCAGCCAGAGACCGAGTGTGTTTTGTTCTCCAGacgatgatgaagaggaagaagaggctgatTACTCCAGATTCTTAGAGATGAAAG TTTCTCCCCCAGAGGATTCAGACACTAAACTTATCATCGATAAGATGGCCTCCTTTGTGGCAGAGGGAGGACCTGAGCTGGAGAGAAAGGCCAGAGAGGACTACAAAGACAATCCTGTTTTCGC ATTTTTATACAATAAAAGCAGCTTGGAGTATCTCTACTTCAAAAATAGAGTTGCAGTTCTGAGAAAGGATTTACTCGGCCCGGAGAATACATCAGATCATG TCTCCCCCCCAGTGGACGCGGAAACCCTGCAGATGGCCGAGAAGCTGGCAAGGTTTGTGTCAGAGGGTGGTCCTGAGGTGGAAGCCATCGCTGCTGAGCACAACCGAGCCAATCCTGCCTGCAG TTTCTTGTATGACCACCAAAGTCCGGCCTACCACTTCTACAAAGAGAAAGTACAGGAGTATCGTGCTTCAGTCTCTCAGAACTCCTCACCTCCAGCAGAAGTGTCTGGGACACACCTTACCATACCCTCACCACTGGGAATCCCTCCACCGCCGAACCCCACCTCCCTGTCTAAGACTCAAGACACAGTAACTCCACCTGTGAAACGGAAAAGAAAGAGTCGGTGGGGGTCAGAGGATGACAAAGTGGAGCTGCCGCTTCCTCCCATCGTTGTCCCTCCAGAGATTGTTCAAGACATTAACACACCCGCCCTCTCTG TTAATGAGCTAAAAAGTCTCGGTTATAAAAAGGGGAAGCCTCTTGGTCTGGTAGGAGTGACAGAACTCTCAGaggaacagaaaaaacaaatcaaagagcagcaagag ATGCAAGAAATGTATGACATTATCATTAAACACAAGCGTGCAATGGCAGAGATGCAGTCAATGTGGGATAAGGCCATGAGAGACCATCAACATGAATATGACAGCGATGAAGAGGTGGACCAGCAGGCCGGCACCTGGGAGCATCGTCTCCGAcagatggaaatggaaaagacCCGAG AGTGGGCCGAATCCCTGACAGAAATGGGGAAAGGGAAACACTTTATAGGGGACTTCCTGCCCCCGGAAGAGCTGGAGAAGTTTATGGAGACCTTCAAGGCACTCAAG GAGGGCCGGGATCCAGACTACTCTGAGTACAAAGAGTTTAAGTTGACGGTGGAGAATCTTGGTTTCCGAATGCTCATGAAGATGGGCTGGAAGGAAGGTGAAGGTCTGGGCAGTGATGGAAAGGGCATCACGGCACCTGTTAACAA GGGAACCACAGCAGTCGATGGAGCTGGCTTTGGAGTCGACCGTCCGGCTGTGCTCACCAAAAATGACGATGAATATGATGCTTACAGAAAGAGGATGATGCTGGCGTACCGCTTCAGGCCAAACCCACTG AATAATCCCAGAAGACCGTATTACTGA